A region from the Rufibacter sp. DG15C genome encodes:
- the hemF gene encoding oxygen-dependent coproporphyrinogen oxidase, whose product MKEDVQQWFKNFQERLCQSLETCDGIAKFQEDIWDRPGGGGGAARVIQNGAVFEKGGVNFSAVEGVLHEKAAKALLMPDPHFFATGVSVVIHPENPHVPITHMNVRYFEAGNGEAWFGGGIDLTPIYVYEEQGQYFHQQLKNTCDRFQPTYYPEFKKWADDYFYIPHREETRGIGGIFFDRLTPKENITLEDRFDFVQAVADTFAPTYTHLVNLNRDKPYSPQEKEWQLIRRGRYAEFNLVNDRGTKFGLETNGRTESILMSLPPLASWHYSHAPAPGTPEAASLACFTKGIDWVNMHANG is encoded by the coding sequence ATGAAAGAAGACGTACAACAATGGTTTAAGAATTTTCAGGAACGGCTTTGCCAAAGCTTGGAGACCTGTGACGGAATCGCCAAGTTCCAGGAAGACATTTGGGACAGGCCGGGCGGTGGCGGTGGCGCGGCGCGCGTCATTCAGAACGGGGCGGTTTTTGAAAAAGGCGGCGTCAACTTCTCTGCCGTTGAAGGCGTCTTGCATGAGAAAGCGGCCAAGGCCCTCTTGATGCCTGACCCGCACTTCTTCGCCACGGGCGTGTCTGTGGTGATTCATCCTGAGAACCCGCACGTGCCCATCACGCACATGAACGTTCGCTATTTTGAAGCCGGCAACGGCGAGGCCTGGTTTGGCGGCGGCATTGACCTCACTCCCATCTACGTGTACGAAGAGCAAGGCCAGTACTTCCACCAGCAGCTAAAGAACACCTGTGACCGGTTCCAGCCAACCTATTATCCTGAATTCAAGAAGTGGGCCGATGACTATTTTTACATTCCGCACCGCGAAGAAACCCGTGGTATTGGCGGCATCTTCTTCGACCGCCTGACTCCTAAAGAAAACATAACCCTTGAGGACCGCTTTGACTTTGTGCAGGCCGTGGCTGATACGTTTGCGCCCACTTATACGCACCTAGTCAACCTGAACCGCGACAAGCCTTACAGCCCCCAGGAAAAGGAATGGCAGTTGATCAGGCGCGGCCGCTATGCGGAGTTTAACTTGGTGAATGACCGGGGTACAAAGTTCGGACTGGAGACCAACGGCCGCACCGAGTCTATTTTAATGAGCCTCCCTCCGCTGGCCAGCTGGCACTACAGCCACGCTCCTGCGCCAGGCACGCCAGAAGCGGCGTCCCTGGCTTGTTTTACCAAAGGAATTGACTGGGTGAACATGCACGCCAATGGATAA
- a CDS encoding phosphatase PAP2 family protein, which produces MDKLKSLDQTLFLELNSRHSPFWDTFMTLISNKYVWFPFYLLLIILLIYFYRKRGVLMVLSLAASVGLADFVASGIFKPFFERLRPCHEAVIGTAVRVVDGCGGRYGFVSSHAANSFAIAVFLCIMLPRQQRWFKAFLLVWATMISYSRIYLGVHYPGDITVGAAIGVGAAFLSIYVYRFIEKRYSYWTS; this is translated from the coding sequence ATGGATAAATTAAAATCACTGGACCAAACCCTGTTTCTGGAGCTCAACAGCCGGCATTCGCCGTTCTGGGACACCTTCATGACGTTGATTTCTAACAAATATGTCTGGTTCCCCTTTTACTTGTTGCTCATCATCCTGCTCATCTACTTTTACAGGAAGCGAGGCGTTTTGATGGTGCTTTCTTTAGCCGCCAGCGTGGGCTTAGCCGATTTTGTTGCTTCGGGGATTTTTAAGCCCTTCTTTGAGCGTTTGCGGCCCTGCCATGAGGCGGTGATTGGCACGGCGGTGCGCGTGGTGGACGGGTGCGGCGGGCGCTATGGCTTTGTCTCTTCCCATGCCGCCAACTCTTTTGCCATTGCCGTGTTCCTGTGCATCATGCTGCCTCGGCAGCAGCGTTGGTTCAAAGCGTTTCTGTTGGTTTGGGCCACCATGATTTCCTACAGCCGCATCTACCTGGGGGTCCATTACCCCGGCGACATTACCGTGGGTGCTGCCATTGGCGTAGGCGCCGCTTTCTTAAGTATCTACGTCTATAGATTCATAGAAAAGCGGTACTCATACTGGACTTCTTAA
- a CDS encoding riboflavin synthase, protein MFTGIIEALGTVVAIKDEQSNRHFTLTCPFTQELKIDQSVAHNGVCLTVVEIEGNNYTVTAIDETLSRTNLGDWKVGDTVNLERCLLAHSRFDGHIVQGHVDQIGICTEVVDQHGSWLFRFKYESNAAGNVTVEKGSICINGISLTVVESGEDFFSVAIIPYTFEHTNLGKVKPGDKVNLEFDIIGKYVARLLQK, encoded by the coding sequence ATGTTCACAGGAATAATAGAAGCGTTGGGTACCGTGGTGGCTATTAAGGACGAGCAGAGCAATCGGCATTTCACTTTGACCTGCCCGTTTACGCAGGAGTTAAAGATAGACCAGAGCGTGGCGCACAACGGCGTTTGCCTGACAGTGGTAGAGATAGAAGGAAACAACTACACCGTTACTGCCATTGACGAGACCCTATCCCGCACCAACCTTGGTGACTGGAAGGTAGGAGACACAGTGAACCTGGAGCGTTGCCTGTTGGCGCATAGCCGCTTTGACGGACATATTGTGCAGGGACATGTAGACCAAATAGGCATTTGCACCGAGGTGGTAGACCAACACGGGAGCTGGCTTTTCAGGTTTAAATATGAGTCCAACGCGGCCGGAAACGTGACTGTGGAGAAAGGATCCATCTGCATCAATGGCATTAGTCTGACGGTGGTAGAATCTGGCGAGGATTTCTTTTCGGTGGCCATTATCCCGTACACCTTTGAGCATACCAATCTGGGCAAGGTTAAGCCCGGCGACAAAGTCAATCTGGAGTTTGATATCATTGGCAAGTACGTGGCCAGACTGCTCCAAAAGTAA
- a CDS encoding sugar transferase, which yields MHLNRSLHTYKLVFADFLAAFLAWIIFYLSRSYVLQDVTDDSTWFLLEKSFIIGTIWMVLYALLGRYRNVFRQSRFKEIIHLGTFSLGGAVAIYLAFLIEDPILTQHDLYFKTIATYFIIHFLVAVVFKMIALKHLKVLVANGDVYFKTLVVGSSTNAREVYDELRYHNWHLGLKVIGFVQSDASNGHAFPEQVTCLGGFQDLPQLIRDHDIEEVVIAIEPSEHKLIEQILSSLEGEQVRISILPDVYQILLGSVKVNHLFGTPLIEVKQEIMPVWQQILKRVIDITVSLIFLICFLPVYALVALLVKVSSPGPVFFAQERIGWHGKPFKIYKFRSMYLDAEKLGPALSSDLDPRVTKFGRFMRKIRLDELPQFYNVLKGDMSLVGPRPERQYFIDLITREAPHYRHLQRVRPGITSLGQVKFGYAQNVQEMVRRLKYDILYIENMSLAMDFRVMLYTIKIIVQGRGK from the coding sequence ATGCACCTAAACAGATCTCTACATACCTACAAATTGGTCTTTGCTGATTTTCTGGCGGCGTTTTTGGCTTGGATTATCTTTTACCTGTCCAGAAGCTATGTGTTGCAGGATGTCACGGATGACTCCACCTGGTTTCTGCTGGAGAAGTCCTTTATCATTGGCACCATCTGGATGGTGTTGTACGCCTTGTTGGGCCGTTACCGAAACGTGTTCCGGCAGTCCAGGTTCAAGGAAATCATCCATCTGGGCACTTTCTCTTTAGGCGGGGCGGTAGCCATCTATTTGGCCTTTCTTATTGAAGACCCAATCCTCACGCAGCATGATCTTTATTTCAAGACCATTGCCACCTATTTCATCATTCATTTTCTGGTAGCCGTCGTTTTCAAGATGATTGCGCTCAAGCACCTCAAGGTGTTGGTGGCGAACGGCGATGTGTACTTTAAAACTTTGGTGGTAGGATCCAGTACCAATGCCCGTGAAGTTTATGATGAACTTCGTTACCACAACTGGCATTTAGGTTTGAAAGTAATAGGTTTTGTGCAAAGCGATGCCTCTAACGGCCATGCCTTCCCAGAACAAGTGACCTGTCTAGGCGGATTCCAGGACTTGCCCCAGTTAATAAGAGACCATGACATTGAAGAGGTGGTAATTGCCATTGAGCCGTCTGAGCATAAATTGATTGAGCAGATTCTGAGTTCTCTGGAAGGCGAGCAGGTAAGAATAAGTATCCTGCCAGACGTATATCAGATTCTGCTGGGCTCTGTGAAGGTGAACCACTTGTTTGGCACGCCCTTGATTGAGGTGAAGCAGGAGATCATGCCTGTGTGGCAGCAGATACTAAAGCGTGTCATTGATATAACTGTTTCACTAATCTTTTTGATCTGCTTTTTGCCCGTGTACGCTTTGGTTGCTTTGTTGGTGAAAGTTTCTTCGCCGGGGCCGGTGTTTTTTGCGCAGGAACGGATTGGCTGGCACGGTAAACCCTTCAAGATTTACAAGTTCAGAAGCATGTACCTGGACGCTGAAAAGTTAGGCCCGGCTCTTTCTTCAGATTTGGATCCACGTGTGACTAAGTTTGGACGGTTTATGCGCAAGATACGTTTAGACGAACTGCCCCAATTTTACAACGTCTTAAAAGGTGATATGAGTTTGGTAGGTCCCAGACCTGAGCGCCAATATTTCATTGACCTCATCACCCGGGAAGCTCCGCATTACCGACACTTGCAGCGCGTGCGCCCAGGCATCACGTCTTTGGGCCAGGTGAAATTTGGCTACGCCCAAAATGTGCAAGAGATGGTGCGCCGTTTAAAGTATGACATCCTCTACATTGAGAACATGTCCCTGGCCATGGACTTCAGGGTGATGCTCTATACTATCAAAATCATTGTACAGGGAAGAGGGAAGTAG
- a CDS encoding protein-L-isoaspartate(D-aspartate) O-methyltransferase, whose product MLIDSYRHKGMRKSLVRTVQDKGIKDKRVLQALEQVPRHYFFENAFVEQAYQDKAFPIGEGQTISQPYTVAYQTELLEIKPTDKVLEIGTGSGYQCSILLQLTPNVYTIEYNEPLYHKAQKQFELMGLKPQAFLGDGSEGLPQHAPFDKILVTAGAPIIPKTLITQLTIGGKLVIPVGDTATQKMMRITRVGKEDFTKEEFDDFKFVPLLGKQGWQ is encoded by the coding sequence ATGTTAATTGATAGTTATCGGCATAAAGGCATGCGCAAAAGCCTGGTGCGCACCGTACAGGACAAGGGCATTAAAGACAAACGCGTCTTGCAAGCCCTGGAACAAGTGCCGCGCCACTACTTTTTTGAAAATGCTTTTGTAGAACAAGCCTATCAAGACAAGGCCTTCCCTATTGGCGAGGGCCAGACCATCTCGCAGCCCTATACCGTCGCCTACCAAACCGAGTTATTGGAAATTAAACCCACCGACAAGGTTCTGGAGATTGGGACCGGCTCGGGCTACCAGTGCAGCATCCTATTGCAGCTCACACCCAACGTGTATACCATCGAGTACAATGAACCCTTGTACCACAAGGCGCAGAAGCAGTTTGAGCTAATGGGCTTAAAGCCGCAGGCGTTTTTGGGGGACGGTTCAGAAGGGCTTCCGCAGCACGCACCTTTTGACAAGATACTGGTCACCGCCGGCGCCCCCATCATTCCTAAAACCCTCATCACCCAACTGACCATTGGCGGCAAACTGGTGATACCCGTAGGTGACACGGCCACCCAGAAAATGATGCGCATTACCAGAGTGGGCAAAGAAGACTTCACCAAGGAAGAGTTTGACGATTTTAAGTTTGTGCCGCTCTTAGGCAAACAGGGTTGGCAGTAG
- a CDS encoding acyl-CoA thioesterase translates to MRKQKFVKETYVRMTELVLPNDTNTLHNLMGGRMMHWMDIVSAIAAQKHSNRIVVTASVDNVSFRESIKLGNVITLEAQVTRAFSSSMEVHITVWAEDIPSGTKVKSNEAYFTFVAVDQSGNPIDVPEAVPETEDEKEKFAGALRRRQLRLILAGRMKPDDATELKSLFE, encoded by the coding sequence ATGCGCAAGCAAAAATTTGTTAAAGAGACGTACGTACGCATGACCGAGCTGGTCCTGCCAAATGATACCAATACCCTTCATAACTTGATGGGCGGCCGCATGATGCATTGGATGGACATTGTCTCTGCCATTGCCGCGCAAAAACACTCCAACCGCATTGTTGTAACGGCTTCTGTAGACAATGTGTCGTTCAGGGAAAGCATCAAGTTAGGCAACGTTATCACGCTAGAAGCACAGGTAACGCGTGCGTTCAGTTCTTCTATGGAAGTGCACATCACCGTCTGGGCCGAGGATATTCCGTCTGGTACCAAGGTGAAGTCCAATGAAGCTTATTTCACGTTTGTGGCTGTAGACCAGTCTGGAAACCCCATTGACGTGCCAGAAGCAGTTCCTGAGACTGAGGATGAGAAAGAAAAGTTTGCCGGTGCCTTGCGCCGCCGTCAACTTCGGTTGATCTTGGCTGGCCGCATGAAACCTGATGATGCTACAGAACTGAAGTCGCTTTTTGAGTAA
- a CDS encoding TlpA disulfide reductase family protein — MKKQLIFATASLLVFAGCQKKGVTTADTDKSYKISGKINNMTTGKVYLDELGEQTFTPKDTAEIKKDGTFVMEGSVNEPAIYKLGFENKEGIMLVVDNKAIQVTADSGQIATSYKVTGSPDSDLIQQLNTIMQGMQEGVTKLNERYQAAAQAGQQAEMAKIQQEFMTVQKGSQDKLKQLIKANPASVVSVYASTNILNLEEEFPFVDSMSMVFKEKLPNSRYTKSLETRLSSMRTTALGSVAPDIKLASPAGAEVSLSSLRGKYVLVDFWASWCGPCRKENPNVVRMYNIYKDKGFEIFGVSLDQDRAKWLKAIEVDKLTWPHVSDLKGWESSAAALYGITAIPQTILLDKEGKIIAKNLRGPALEEKLASLMK; from the coding sequence ATGAAGAAACAACTCATATTCGCCACCGCCTCTTTACTGGTGTTTGCAGGCTGTCAGAAAAAAGGCGTCACCACAGCAGATACAGACAAGAGCTACAAAATCTCTGGCAAGATCAACAACATGACCACCGGCAAAGTCTACCTAGATGAGCTGGGAGAGCAGACTTTCACGCCTAAAGACACCGCCGAAATCAAGAAAGACGGCACCTTTGTAATGGAAGGTTCTGTGAATGAGCCGGCTATTTATAAACTAGGCTTTGAGAACAAGGAAGGCATCATGCTGGTGGTGGACAATAAGGCCATTCAAGTTACTGCAGATTCTGGCCAGATTGCCACCAGCTACAAAGTGACCGGTTCGCCAGACTCAGATTTGATTCAACAATTGAACACCATCATGCAGGGCATGCAGGAAGGCGTCACCAAGTTGAACGAGCGCTACCAGGCGGCAGCGCAGGCTGGCCAACAAGCAGAAATGGCCAAAATTCAGCAGGAGTTTATGACTGTGCAGAAAGGAAGCCAGGATAAACTCAAGCAGTTGATCAAAGCCAATCCGGCCTCGGTGGTTTCTGTGTATGCCTCTACCAATATCTTGAACCTGGAGGAGGAGTTTCCTTTTGTAGACAGCATGAGCATGGTTTTCAAGGAGAAACTGCCTAATTCACGCTATACCAAATCCTTGGAGACGCGCCTCTCTAGCATGCGGACCACGGCCCTTGGCAGCGTAGCCCCAGACATTAAATTAGCATCGCCGGCCGGCGCAGAGGTTTCCTTGTCTTCTTTGCGGGGCAAATATGTTCTGGTAGATTTTTGGGCCAGCTGGTGCGGACCTTGCCGCAAGGAAAACCCGAACGTGGTGCGCATGTACAACATCTACAAAGACAAAGGCTTTGAGATCTTCGGGGTGAGCCTGGACCAGGACAGAGCCAAATGGTTGAAAGCCATTGAGGTGGATAAACTAACCTGGCCACATGTGTCTGACTTGAAAGGTTGGGAGAGCTCGGCCGCTGCTTTGTATGGTATCACTGCCATTCCGCAGACCATCTTATTAGACAAAGAAGGAAAGATCATTGCCAAAAACCTGAGAGGACCGGCTTTGGAAGAGAAGCTAGCCTCCTTGATGAAATAG
- the gatB gene encoding Asp-tRNA(Asn)/Glu-tRNA(Gln) amidotransferase subunit GatB, with translation MNEDIRSQYQAIIGLEVHAQLLTESKAYSADSTEYGMLPNTNLSVITLGHPGTLPRVNKKVVEMAMKMGVATNCEIERHNVYARKNYFYPDLPKGYQITQDKGPICTKGYMDIKTKDGGDKRIGITRIHMEEDAGKSMHLAGETETLVDLNRAGTPLIEIVSEPDIRDSEEAYAYLTQIKKLVQYLDICDGNMEEGSLRCDANISVMKKGADKWGTKVEVKNMNSFRNVQRAIEHEIERQIEILENGGTIDSQTRNFDANTGTTTGMRSKETLNDYRYFPEPDLPPVIISDAWLNSVKESMPALPQELHTRFTDQYGLSEYDANVLVDSKDVALYFEALCQHTKNYKAAANWVTGPVKSYLNELALDMHAFPLKPEQIAGLIELVDSNKVSHSVAAKQIFPYLLENPGKTAQEVATEQNLVQESDEGALQAIIDNVLAANPGKVAEYKAGKASLLGMFMGDLMKQTKGKADPKIANKLLKESLNK, from the coding sequence ATGAACGAAGACATCCGTTCCCAGTACCAGGCCATCATTGGTTTAGAGGTACACGCGCAGTTATTAACCGAGAGCAAGGCCTATTCGGCGGACTCTACGGAATACGGCATGCTACCCAATACCAACCTGAGCGTGATTACCTTGGGCCACCCAGGCACCTTGCCGCGCGTGAACAAGAAAGTAGTGGAGATGGCCATGAAAATGGGCGTAGCCACCAACTGCGAAATTGAGCGCCACAACGTGTACGCGCGCAAAAACTACTTCTACCCAGACCTTCCCAAAGGCTATCAGATTACCCAGGACAAAGGGCCTATCTGCACTAAGGGCTACATGGACATCAAGACCAAGGACGGCGGCGACAAGCGCATTGGTATCACCCGCATTCACATGGAAGAGGATGCCGGAAAATCCATGCACTTGGCCGGTGAGACCGAGACGCTGGTAGATTTGAACCGTGCCGGTACGCCCTTGATAGAGATTGTATCTGAGCCAGACATTAGGGATTCTGAGGAGGCCTACGCCTACCTTACCCAAATTAAGAAACTGGTGCAGTACCTGGACATTTGTGACGGTAACATGGAAGAAGGCTCGCTACGCTGTGATGCCAACATCTCTGTTATGAAAAAAGGCGCCGACAAGTGGGGCACCAAGGTAGAGGTGAAGAACATGAACTCCTTCAGGAACGTGCAGCGCGCCATTGAGCACGAGATTGAGCGTCAGATTGAGATTCTGGAGAACGGCGGCACCATTGACTCGCAGACCAGAAACTTTGACGCCAACACCGGCACTACCACCGGCATGCGCTCCAAGGAGACCTTGAACGATTACCGCTACTTCCCGGAGCCAGATTTACCGCCCGTAATCATCTCAGATGCGTGGTTGAACTCTGTGAAGGAAAGCATGCCGGCGCTTCCGCAGGAATTGCACACGCGGTTCACAGATCAGTACGGCCTTTCTGAGTATGACGCCAATGTGTTGGTGGACAGCAAAGACGTTGCGCTGTATTTTGAAGCTTTGTGCCAGCATACAAAAAACTACAAAGCAGCCGCCAACTGGGTGACTGGTCCTGTAAAGTCTTACCTAAATGAATTGGCTTTGGACATGCACGCTTTCCCGCTCAAGCCAGAGCAGATTGCTGGTCTTATTGAGCTGGTGGACAGCAACAAAGTAAGCCACAGTGTAGCCGCCAAGCAGATCTTCCCGTATCTGTTAGAAAATCCGGGGAAAACAGCCCAGGAAGTAGCCACAGAGCAAAACCTAGTGCAGGAATCTGATGAGGGCGCTTTGCAAGCTATTATTGACAATGTTCTAGCCGCCAACCCAGGAAAAGTAGCTGAATACAAAGCAGGGAAAGCCTCCTTGCTGGGCATGTTCATGGGAGATTTAATGAAGCAGACCAAAGGCAAGGCAGACCCAAAGATTGCGAATAAGTTATTGAAAGAGAGCTTAAATAAGTAA
- the alaS gene encoding alanine--tRNA ligase, with protein MTSAQIRQQFLDFFASKGHQIVPSAPIVVKDDPTLMFINSGMAPFKDYFLGNKPAPYVRVADTQKCLRVSGKHNDLEEVGYDTYHHTMFEMLGNWSFGDYFKQDALKWSWELLTEVYKLPKDRLYVSVFQGDASENLPMDQEAFDIWKTMIAEDRILMGNKKDNFWEMGDTGPCGPCSEIHVDLRTDEERAQVDGKSLVNNDHPQVVEIWNNVFMEFNRLADSSLVKLPAQHVDTGMGFERLCMAIQGKRSNYDTDVFQPMIQFIAKEAGVVYGENEKVDIAIRVIADHIRAISFTIADGQLPSNNKAGYVIRRILRRAVRYSFTYLNFKKPFLNTIVPVLADQLANVFPELKAQQAFVQRVIEEEENAFLRTLENGLKRLDALQDSFKANGNTIDGKTAFELYDTFGFPLDLTALIAKESGLTIDEAGFTIEMEQQKNRSRNAAQTEQSDWVMLQPDTETEWIAYDAESTEAKIVRYREVTAKNKKEYHLVLDRTPFYAESGGQVGDTGVLESESGKVKVINTVKENDLIVHITTELPKNLEETLVAKVDSQRRALIKKNHSATHLLHAALKQVLGDHVNQKGSLVSDKLLRFDFSHFTKVTEEQLREVERIVNERIRESIEKDERRNVPIEEAKQLGATALFGEKYGDFVRVITFNKDYSIELCGGIHVRNTGNIGFFKIVSESSVAAGVRRIEAVTADVAEAFVDEQITQFEEVKQVLGVQKEFGKAIEKLQDENAALRKQLEAFELKQVTAQKEKLASEVREVNGVNFLAAKVDVSNADYLKKLAFDLRSVVNNLVLVLAANVDGKPQLAVMLSDEVVSGKGLNAVQMVKELAKEIKGGGGGQPFYATAGGKEVSGLDAALAKAESLLA; from the coding sequence ATGACCTCGGCCCAGATACGTCAGCAGTTCCTAGATTTCTTCGCCTCCAAAGGCCACCAGATTGTGCCATCGGCGCCCATTGTGGTGAAAGACGACCCTACCTTGATGTTCATCAACTCAGGCATGGCGCCCTTTAAAGACTATTTCTTGGGCAACAAGCCGGCGCCGTATGTGCGTGTGGCAGATACGCAGAAGTGTTTGCGTGTGTCAGGAAAGCACAACGACCTGGAGGAAGTAGGTTATGACACCTACCATCACACCATGTTTGAAATGCTGGGGAACTGGTCATTTGGAGATTACTTCAAGCAAGACGCTTTGAAGTGGTCTTGGGAGTTGTTGACCGAGGTATACAAATTACCCAAAGACAGGCTGTACGTTTCCGTTTTCCAAGGCGATGCTTCTGAGAACCTGCCCATGGACCAGGAGGCGTTTGACATCTGGAAGACCATGATTGCCGAAGACCGCATCTTGATGGGCAACAAAAAAGACAACTTCTGGGAGATGGGCGATACCGGTCCCTGCGGTCCTTGCTCTGAGATTCACGTGGACCTGCGTACAGACGAAGAGCGGGCCCAGGTAGATGGAAAGTCGTTGGTGAACAATGACCACCCACAAGTAGTTGAAATCTGGAACAACGTATTCATGGAGTTTAACCGTCTGGCAGATAGCTCTCTGGTAAAACTCCCTGCGCAGCACGTAGATACGGGCATGGGCTTCGAGCGTTTGTGCATGGCCATCCAGGGCAAGCGTTCCAACTATGACACCGACGTTTTCCAGCCGATGATTCAGTTCATTGCCAAGGAAGCCGGCGTAGTCTATGGTGAAAACGAGAAAGTAGACATTGCCATCAGGGTCATCGCCGACCATATCCGGGCCATTTCCTTTACCATCGCCGACGGGCAGTTACCGAGCAACAATAAGGCAGGTTATGTAATCCGTCGAATCCTTCGTCGGGCTGTTCGTTACTCGTTTACCTACCTGAATTTCAAGAAGCCGTTCCTGAACACCATCGTTCCGGTGTTGGCCGACCAGCTGGCGAACGTATTTCCGGAACTGAAGGCCCAGCAGGCATTTGTGCAGCGCGTGATTGAAGAGGAGGAAAATGCCTTTTTGAGGACCTTAGAGAACGGCCTGAAGCGTCTGGATGCTTTGCAGGATTCCTTTAAAGCCAATGGCAACACCATTGACGGCAAGACCGCTTTTGAATTGTATGACACCTTCGGGTTCCCGCTGGATTTAACGGCCTTAATAGCCAAGGAAAGCGGCCTGACCATTGACGAGGCAGGCTTCACCATAGAAATGGAGCAGCAGAAGAACCGTTCCCGTAACGCCGCGCAAACTGAGCAAAGCGACTGGGTGATGTTGCAGCCAGACACCGAAACCGAATGGATAGCCTATGACGCAGAATCCACGGAGGCGAAGATTGTTCGCTACCGCGAGGTGACGGCTAAAAATAAAAAGGAATACCACCTGGTACTGGACCGCACCCCTTTCTATGCCGAAAGCGGCGGGCAGGTAGGTGATACTGGCGTGCTGGAATCTGAGTCGGGCAAAGTAAAAGTGATTAACACCGTCAAGGAAAACGACCTGATTGTGCACATCACCACGGAGCTCCCAAAGAACCTGGAAGAAACCCTAGTGGCCAAAGTAGACAGCCAGCGCCGCGCGTTAATCAAGAAAAACCACTCGGCTACGCACTTGTTGCATGCCGCCTTGAAGCAGGTGTTGGGCGACCACGTGAACCAGAAAGGCTCCCTAGTTAGCGACAAGCTTTTGCGTTTTGACTTTTCCCACTTCACCAAGGTAACTGAGGAGCAGTTGCGCGAGGTAGAGCGGATAGTTAACGAGCGTATCCGGGAGTCTATTGAGAAAGACGAGCGCCGCAACGTGCCCATTGAGGAAGCCAAGCAACTGGGCGCTACTGCCTTGTTCGGGGAAAAATACGGGGACTTTGTACGCGTCATCACGTTCAATAAAGACTACTCCATTGAACTGTGCGGCGGTATTCACGTGCGAAACACGGGGAACATCGGTTTCTTCAAAATTGTGAGCGAAAGCTCCGTAGCCGCGGGCGTGCGTCGTATTGAAGCCGTCACCGCCGATGTGGCCGAAGCTTTTGTAGACGAGCAAATCACGCAGTTTGAGGAAGTGAAGCAGGTACTGGGCGTGCAGAAGGAGTTCGGGAAGGCCATTGAGAAACTGCAGGACGAGAACGCCGCGTTGCGCAAGCAACTAGAAGCGTTTGAACTCAAGCAAGTGACGGCCCAGAAAGAAAAACTGGCCTCTGAGGTGCGCGAAGTGAACGGCGTAAACTTCCTGGCGGCTAAGGTAGACGTAAGCAACGCCGATTACCTGAAGAAACTGGCCTTTGACTTACGCTCTGTGGTGAACAACCTGGTGCTGGTGCTGGCCGCCAACGTAGACGGTAAACCGCAACTGGCCGTTATGCTGTCAGACGAAGTAGTATCGGGCAAAGGCCTGAACGCGGTGCAGATGGTGAAAGAACTGGCGAAGGAAATCAAAGGCGGCGGCGGCGGACAACCGTTCTACGCCACTGCCGGCGGCAAGGAAGTGTCAGGCCTAGACGCTGCCTTGGCTAAGGCTGAATCATTGCTAGCTTAG
- a CDS encoding MerR family transcriptional regulator, protein MPYKERDIEKQYYSIGEVAAMFEVAPSLIRFWETEFDILKPKKNKKGNRLFSPKDIENLRFVYHLVKERGYTIQGAREMLKTRGVQAREKFEMVQSLEKIKEFLTSIKAQLP, encoded by the coding sequence GTGCCTTACAAAGAACGCGACATAGAAAAGCAATACTACAGCATTGGCGAAGTAGCCGCCATGTTTGAGGTGGCTCCCAGCCTAATCAGGTTCTGGGAAACCGAATTTGACATTCTAAAACCCAAAAAGAACAAGAAAGGAAACCGTCTCTTTTCGCCTAAGGACATCGAGAATCTGCGTTTTGTCTACCACTTAGTGAAAGAGCGTGGGTATACTATTCAAGGCGCTCGAGAAATGCTCAAAACCCGGGGCGTACAGGCCCGCGAAAAGTTTGAAATGGTGCAAAGTCTTGAGAAAATCAAGGAATTCTTAACCAGCATCAAAGCGCAACTACCCTAG